A window of the Tunturibacter empetritectus genome harbors these coding sequences:
- a CDS encoding phosphoglucomutase/phosphomannomutase family protein produces the protein MAETVVKFGTDGWRGIIADDFTYANVRVAASAIANYVLAHENAAAGVCIAYDTRFGSHSFAKVVAEVLAGAGIPVAMAAEITPTPALSYAVRERKAAGGVMITSSHNPAEWNGVKYKASYGGSGKPSIMAAIESYLDKPLAKAAKAAPIETIDFNTDYVAAIARFVDLDAIRASGYKFLIDCMYGAGRGVVAGIFAKAGVPFVEIRNEINPAFPGINPEPILPHIKESQVAVVAERCDAGLITDGDADRIGAVDEHGNVVDAHKIFAVILKWLLERKGWPGDVTRAFNTTKMLDRISAKYGRRLHEHGIGFKYVCDLMLEQEILIGGEESGGIGISRHLPERDGMLNSLLLANVMADEKKTLGQLVAALQEEFGEHQYGRIDMHIDEELKQSAIARAKALQDAAGADFAGLKVLRVETLDGIKFFLENPDCAVKPNAAETWLLLRASGTEPLLRVYCESCSMESVERVLAAAKTFVLQGRGA, from the coding sequence ATGGCAGAGACAGTTGTAAAGTTTGGCACCGACGGTTGGCGGGGAATCATTGCGGATGACTTTACTTATGCGAATGTCCGGGTCGCGGCGTCTGCGATTGCGAACTATGTTTTAGCGCATGAGAATGCGGCGGCCGGGGTGTGCATCGCGTATGACACGCGGTTCGGCTCGCACTCGTTCGCCAAGGTTGTGGCTGAAGTGCTCGCCGGGGCGGGTATTCCGGTGGCGATGGCCGCGGAGATTACGCCGACACCGGCACTCTCGTATGCGGTGCGCGAGCGCAAGGCTGCGGGTGGCGTGATGATCACCTCTAGCCATAATCCTGCGGAGTGGAACGGGGTGAAGTATAAGGCGAGTTATGGGGGTTCGGGCAAGCCTTCGATCATGGCAGCGATTGAAAGCTATCTGGACAAACCGCTGGCAAAGGCTGCCAAGGCGGCTCCGATCGAGACTATCGACTTCAACACGGACTACGTTGCTGCGATCGCGCGGTTCGTGGATCTTGATGCGATTCGTGCCTCCGGGTATAAGTTTTTGATTGACTGCATGTATGGTGCGGGGCGTGGTGTGGTTGCTGGCATCTTTGCGAAGGCTGGGGTTCCTTTCGTCGAGATTCGCAACGAGATCAATCCGGCGTTTCCGGGGATCAATCCTGAGCCGATTCTGCCGCACATCAAGGAGTCGCAGGTTGCTGTGGTAGCGGAGAGGTGCGATGCAGGGCTGATTACGGATGGGGATGCGGACCGGATCGGTGCGGTCGATGAGCATGGCAACGTGGTCGATGCACACAAGATCTTCGCGGTGATTTTGAAGTGGCTGCTGGAGCGCAAGGGGTGGCCGGGCGATGTGACGCGCGCGTTCAACACGACGAAGATGCTGGACCGGATCTCGGCGAAGTATGGGCGGCGGCTGCATGAGCATGGGATCGGGTTCAAATATGTCTGCGACCTGATGCTCGAGCAGGAGATTCTGATCGGTGGTGAGGAGTCGGGTGGCATCGGCATCAGCCGGCACCTGCCGGAGCGGGATGGGATGCTGAACTCGCTGCTGCTGGCCAATGTGATGGCGGATGAGAAGAAGACGCTCGGCCAACTCGTCGCTGCGTTGCAGGAGGAGTTCGGCGAGCACCAGTATGGGCGCATCGATATGCACATTGATGAGGAGCTGAAGCAGTCTGCGATTGCCCGGGCCAAGGCTTTGCAGGATGCGGCTGGCGCGGACTTCGCGGGTTTGAAGGTGCTTCGGGTGGAGACGCTGGATGGGATCAAGTTCTTTCTGGAGAATCCTGACTGCGCGGTCAAGCCTAACGCTGCGGAGACCTGGCTGCTGCTTCGGGCTTCGGGGACGGAGCCTTTGCTGCGGGTGTACTGCGAGAGCTGCTCGATGGAGTCGGTGGAGCGGGTGCTGGCGGCGGCGAAGACGTTTGTGCTGCAGGGGCGTGGGGCTTGA
- a CDS encoding HAD family hydrolase: MSEEHSVQVKGILFDMDGVLVSSIGSVVRCWRQWAEHYGIPNAEIYEVPHGMRAIEIVKSLIPEIDPEEGLRYIEDLEMNDVADLVVLPGVRGLLESLPAERWAIVTSATRRLLLGRLKAAGLPVPERIISADMVERGKPDPEPYRRGAELLGLRPEDCLVVEDAPSGVDAGLAAGCRVLGVAGTHSVEELEGAQWVVRSLEGVSVGVGVDGLEVRFTPVG; the protein is encoded by the coding sequence TTGAGTGAAGAGCATTCGGTGCAGGTGAAGGGCATTCTGTTCGATATGGATGGGGTGCTGGTGAGCTCGATCGGTTCGGTGGTGCGTTGCTGGCGGCAGTGGGCGGAGCACTATGGAATTCCGAACGCGGAGATCTATGAGGTGCCGCATGGGATGCGTGCGATTGAGATTGTGAAGTCGCTGATTCCTGAGATCGATCCTGAGGAAGGGCTGCGGTATATCGAGGATCTGGAGATGAATGATGTGGCGGACCTGGTGGTGCTGCCGGGGGTGCGGGGGCTGCTGGAGAGTCTGCCGGCGGAGCGGTGGGCGATTGTGACCTCTGCAACGCGGAGGCTGCTGCTGGGGCGTCTGAAGGCGGCTGGGCTGCCGGTGCCGGAGCGGATTATCAGTGCAGATATGGTGGAGCGGGGGAAGCCCGACCCGGAGCCTTACCGGCGCGGTGCGGAGCTGCTTGGACTGCGGCCTGAGGATTGCCTGGTGGTGGAGGATGCTCCTTCGGGCGTTGATGCCGGGCTGGCCGCCGGGTGCCGGGTGCTGGGCGTTGCCGGGACACACAGCGTAGAGGAACTGGAGGGGGCGCAGTGGGTTGTCCGGTCGCTTGAGGGGGTTTCGGTGGGCGTGGGCGTGGATGGGTTGGAAGTGCGGTTCACCCCAGTAGGCTGA
- a CDS encoding penicillin-binding protein 1A has protein sequence MQSLHSPEKRPPTPDDEIPDWQRALRRATLNGPDYPSRRIARRVTFYVLLGLSAVFGALCGLMLVYSIDLPQMDDLARYRPNTTTELLDVHGKPFGSFALERRVVLPYSEFPTVLKQAIISIEDKSFESNWGVNLVRAVGAAYRDLHSSGKAQGASTLTMQLARNLFLSSEKTYGRKLQEVFLSVQIERRFTKEQIFELYANQIYLGHGTYGFEAGSEYFFNKKVRDLTLPEAALLAALPKGPEAYSPIKYPDRALKRRNLVLSEMLADGKITKKQAEAAEAEPLGLHLEAPANSVAPYFVEEVRRQLEKQFGVEEVHGAGLKVYTTLDLDLQQVANKAILDGTATYERRRGWKGRLPNVVLDGADVESYRHPDWVQPIDIGSYVHGVVTTVSAKKVTVKLGARLVVLTPQDWRWTQNLDGDSFLRTGDVVYVKVMSFAGDGTLNASLEQDSGAQASLMAVDNSTGEVLAMVGGRDFALSQFNRATQSQRQVGSSFKPYVYTTAIEGGAKPTDIIVDGPTTFPTPNGPYTPHNYEGDYKGAMSLTNAFAESRNIPALKLADRYGIRKVIETAHRFGITSNIPAFLPVAIGSADISLSEQVSAYSVFPNDGIRVEPRYIRRITQADGLPLDPAPSQVSEVVSVDTARTMMQLLQAVVRYGTGASASQLKHPLGGKTGTTNDYTDAWFVGFSPSITCGTWIGFDDRESLGEKETGARAALPMWMDFMRAAIATRPDEAFPAAGAAKKRLDVPGSAVSEANPVRPQVKKVQAEDSGATSGVRPKDVLPTAPQASSTPSVPVEKPKANGAAPQAIYLPLKPAVPQAVAARVKPAAMSAKPADERSGVSNPPPDIY, from the coding sequence GTGCAGAGCCTACACAGTCCCGAAAAAAGGCCGCCAACGCCTGATGACGAGATTCCCGATTGGCAACGTGCGCTTCGCCGTGCGACGCTGAACGGGCCTGATTATCCGAGTCGGCGCATCGCGAGACGGGTTACGTTTTATGTGTTGCTGGGGCTGTCTGCGGTCTTTGGGGCGCTTTGCGGGCTGATGCTGGTCTACTCGATCGATCTGCCACAGATGGATGACCTGGCACGGTATCGTCCGAACACTACGACGGAGCTGCTGGATGTGCATGGGAAGCCGTTTGGCTCGTTTGCGCTGGAGCGTCGCGTCGTGCTGCCGTACTCGGAGTTTCCGACGGTTCTGAAGCAGGCGATTATTTCGATTGAAGACAAGAGTTTTGAGAGCAACTGGGGGGTGAACCTGGTGCGGGCGGTGGGGGCTGCGTACCGGGATCTGCATTCGAGCGGTAAGGCGCAGGGGGCGTCGACGCTGACGATGCAGCTGGCGCGCAACTTGTTTCTCTCGTCGGAGAAGACGTATGGCCGCAAGCTGCAGGAGGTCTTCCTGTCGGTGCAGATTGAGCGGCGATTTACGAAGGAACAGATCTTTGAGTTGTATGCGAACCAGATCTACCTGGGGCATGGGACGTATGGATTTGAGGCTGGGTCGGAGTACTTCTTCAACAAGAAGGTGCGTGATCTGACGTTGCCCGAAGCTGCGCTTCTGGCTGCGCTGCCGAAGGGGCCTGAGGCTTATTCGCCGATCAAGTATCCTGACCGCGCTTTGAAGCGCAGAAATCTTGTACTGAGCGAGATGCTGGCCGATGGGAAGATCACGAAGAAGCAGGCGGAGGCGGCGGAGGCCGAACCGCTGGGGCTGCACTTGGAGGCGCCGGCGAATAGTGTCGCGCCGTATTTTGTGGAAGAGGTGCGCAGGCAGCTGGAGAAGCAGTTTGGCGTGGAAGAGGTGCATGGCGCAGGGCTGAAGGTTTATACGACGCTTGATCTGGATCTGCAACAGGTGGCGAATAAGGCGATTCTGGATGGCACGGCGACGTATGAGCGCCGGCGCGGGTGGAAGGGAAGGCTGCCGAACGTGGTGCTGGACGGGGCGGATGTGGAGAGCTATCGGCATCCGGACTGGGTGCAGCCGATTGATATTGGAAGCTACGTCCACGGCGTGGTGACGACGGTCTCTGCGAAGAAAGTTACGGTAAAGCTTGGTGCGCGGCTGGTTGTGCTTACGCCGCAGGACTGGAGATGGACGCAGAACCTGGATGGGGACAGCTTCCTGCGCACAGGGGATGTCGTGTACGTCAAGGTTATGAGCTTTGCAGGGGATGGAACGCTGAACGCTTCGCTGGAGCAGGATTCGGGCGCACAGGCTTCGCTGATGGCGGTGGACAATTCGACCGGCGAGGTGCTGGCGATGGTGGGCGGAAGGGACTTTGCCTTGTCGCAGTTCAATCGCGCTACGCAGTCGCAGCGGCAGGTTGGTTCGTCGTTCAAGCCCTATGTTTATACGACGGCGATTGAGGGTGGAGCTAAGCCTACGGACATCATCGTTGATGGACCGACGACGTTTCCTACGCCGAATGGGCCTTACACGCCGCATAACTACGAGGGCGACTATAAGGGCGCGATGTCGCTGACCAACGCGTTCGCCGAGTCGAGGAATATTCCCGCGCTGAAGCTGGCGGACCGTTATGGAATCCGTAAGGTGATTGAGACGGCGCACCGCTTCGGGATTACGAGCAATATTCCTGCGTTTCTTCCGGTGGCAATTGGTTCGGCAGATATATCTCTCTCGGAGCAGGTGAGCGCGTACAGTGTCTTTCCGAACGACGGCATCCGTGTTGAGCCGCGATACATTCGGAGGATTACTCAGGCAGATGGATTGCCGCTGGATCCGGCTCCTTCGCAGGTGTCGGAGGTCGTCTCGGTGGATACGGCGCGGACGATGATGCAGTTGCTGCAGGCGGTGGTTCGCTATGGGACGGGGGCCTCGGCTTCGCAGTTGAAGCATCCCCTGGGCGGCAAGACCGGGACGACGAACGACTATACGGATGCGTGGTTTGTAGGATTTTCTCCATCAATCACTTGTGGGACGTGGATTGGATTTGACGATCGCGAGTCGCTTGGGGAAAAAGAGACAGGGGCACGCGCGGCGCTTCCGATGTGGATGGATTTTATGAGGGCCGCGATCGCGACTAGGCCGGATGAGGCGTTTCCAGCTGCGGGTGCTGCGAAGAAGAGGCTGGATGTGCCCGGCAGTGCCGTGAGCGAGGCTAATCCGGTTCGTCCGCAGGTGAAGAAGGTGCAGGCAGAAGATTCAGGGGCGACGAGCGGGGTAAGGCCGAAGGATGTTCTTCCCACTGCTCCCCAGGCTAGCTCAACGCCATCGGTTCCGGTGGAGAAACCAAAGGCGAACGGGGCGGCACCGCAGGCGATTTATTTGCCGTTGAAGCCTGCGGTGCCGCAGGCGGTTGCTGCGCGTGTGAAGCCGGCAGCTATGTCGGCTAAGCCTGCGGATGAGCGGAGTGGAGTTTCGAATCCACCACCCGACATATATTGA
- a CDS encoding bifunctional riboflavin kinase/FAD synthetase: MQIFRQLADIPADFGPTIATIGNFDGVHRGHQWVIAEVVAQARAKNLRSVAITFDPHPARVLRPESSQPLITPLAQKLELLAGTGIDAVLVLPFTSELSRMTARTFATEILQRALRVTQLHEGENFRFGYQAEAGIESLEALGRELGFTVRVYAPRHLRGETISSSRIRQMIAEGDVTHVRALLGRSFAVCGTPASGRGYGTRYTVPTINLAPYAELLPANGVYITSLTVGTESSSETFEGVTNVGNRPTFGADSFTVETHLLNFHPIELDESTPLVLTFLRRLRAEMRWQNPEALKEQIGRDVAKAKRYFNICRVVDSKLHSAHPQA, translated from the coding sequence ATGCAGATATTCCGCCAACTCGCCGACATCCCCGCCGACTTCGGCCCCACAATCGCCACTATTGGAAACTTCGACGGCGTCCATCGCGGCCACCAGTGGGTCATCGCCGAAGTCGTAGCCCAGGCTCGTGCAAAAAACCTCCGCTCCGTAGCCATCACCTTCGACCCGCACCCCGCACGCGTCCTCCGTCCCGAATCCAGTCAACCGCTCATCACGCCGCTTGCGCAAAAACTCGAGCTGCTCGCAGGCACGGGCATCGACGCAGTGCTGGTACTTCCCTTCACCAGCGAACTCTCCCGCATGACTGCCCGCACCTTCGCCACCGAGATTCTCCAGCGAGCCCTCCGTGTCACTCAACTCCACGAAGGCGAAAACTTCCGCTTCGGCTATCAGGCCGAGGCAGGCATCGAAAGCCTCGAAGCTCTCGGCCGCGAACTAGGCTTCACCGTGCGCGTCTACGCGCCGCGTCATCTGCGCGGAGAGACCATCTCCTCAAGCCGCATCCGCCAGATGATCGCCGAAGGCGACGTCACCCACGTTCGAGCCCTGCTCGGCCGCAGCTTCGCCGTCTGCGGCACACCAGCATCAGGCCGCGGCTACGGCACCCGCTACACCGTCCCCACCATCAACCTCGCGCCCTACGCCGAGCTGCTTCCCGCCAACGGCGTCTACATCACCTCACTCACCGTAGGCACAGAGTCATCAAGCGAGACCTTTGAAGGTGTGACCAACGTAGGCAACCGCCCAACCTTCGGCGCAGACTCCTTCACCGTCGAAACCCATCTACTCAACTTCCACCCAATCGAGCTGGACGAATCGACGCCGCTTGTTCTGACTTTTCTTCGTCGCCTCCGCGCCGAGATGCGCTGGCAAAATCCCGAAGCGCTGAAAGAGCAGATCGGCCGCGACGTCGCCAAGGCAAAACGCTACTTCAATATATGTCGGGTGGTGGATTCGAAACTCCACTCCGCTCATCCGCAGGCTTAG
- a CDS encoding YgfZ/GcvT domain-containing protein: MSSSAQSEISIPSTSTPALQLKALLQNTGISALHNTGWIRVTGEDRVRWLNGMVTNSIQQLLPGEGTYNFLLSVQGRIQGDATIFARPDDLLMETSSPQVSTLITLLDRFIIMDDVELADISSTRAGLLLAGPKAASLLQQIGLATGDLAPLTMHSLSWNNAAVDILHAYSPLVPRYELWADEAIAAKLAGILQGLDATLCEEQSLEWLRILEGTPQLGTDIRDRELPQETGQTRALHFAKGCYLGQEIVERIRSRGNVHRTFSGFLLKGDLPPAGISLEADGKQVGELTSIAAIPLPGEARAVHFALGYIRREALDRGLSITYPGGIAQPVSLPFSQPAASAPSVASEPPERV, translated from the coding sequence ATGAGTTCATCAGCACAATCCGAAATCTCGATCCCGTCAACTTCGACTCCCGCCTTGCAGCTCAAGGCGCTCCTCCAGAACACCGGCATATCCGCTCTGCACAACACCGGCTGGATCCGAGTCACCGGAGAGGACCGCGTCCGCTGGTTGAACGGGATGGTAACCAACTCCATCCAGCAGCTACTCCCCGGCGAGGGCACCTATAACTTTCTCCTCAGCGTTCAAGGCCGCATCCAGGGCGACGCCACCATCTTTGCCCGCCCGGACGATCTCCTCATGGAGACAAGCTCGCCGCAAGTCTCAACCCTGATAACGCTGCTCGACCGATTCATCATTATGGACGATGTAGAGCTCGCAGACATAAGCAGCACGCGAGCGGGCCTGCTGCTCGCCGGTCCCAAAGCAGCCTCGCTCCTTCAACAAATCGGCCTCGCCACCGGCGACCTGGCCCCCCTTACGATGCACTCGCTCAGCTGGAACAACGCCGCAGTCGATATCCTCCACGCCTATAGTCCCCTCGTTCCGCGGTACGAACTATGGGCCGATGAAGCGATCGCGGCAAAGCTAGCCGGCATCCTTCAAGGCCTCGATGCAACGCTCTGCGAAGAGCAAAGCCTTGAATGGCTCCGCATCCTCGAAGGAACTCCGCAGCTCGGAACCGACATCCGCGACCGCGAACTCCCCCAGGAGACCGGCCAGACCCGCGCCCTGCACTTCGCCAAGGGCTGCTACCTCGGCCAGGAGATCGTCGAGCGCATCCGCTCCCGCGGCAACGTCCATCGCACCTTCAGCGGTTTTCTCCTCAAAGGAGATCTTCCACCCGCCGGCATATCGCTCGAAGCCGACGGCAAGCAAGTAGGCGAACTCACCAGCATCGCTGCCATCCCGCTACCAGGCGAAGCCCGGGCCGTCCACTTCGCACTAGGCTACATACGCCGCGAGGCTTTGGACCGCGGACTCTCCATCACTTACCCCGGCGGTATCGCACAACCGGTCTCGCTCCCCTTTTCGCAACCTGCAGCCTCTGCGCCATCGGTTGCATCTGAACCTCCTGAAAGAGTGTGA
- a CDS encoding DUF1844 domain-containing protein: MPEQKKPFVVTDRRKFTMDGELRPDADPSPEREEREARPAEPVAATPSQPVAPETPQEPELPPALTAEQTEQAKRAYEMTADRLDTAIRSANPGMDHPPTMSFDQLVQSVYMTSILQLGGTTQEGQQPQVDILGARQSIDMLQVLEEKTKGNLSTEESRLLESALFELRMAFLEVTQALARSAASKAPGGPARPGPGGPSIVR; encoded by the coding sequence ATGCCTGAACAGAAAAAGCCCTTCGTTGTCACCGACCGCCGCAAGTTCACCATGGACGGCGAGCTGCGCCCTGACGCCGATCCTTCGCCAGAGAGAGAAGAGCGCGAGGCGCGGCCGGCAGAACCAGTCGCTGCAACGCCATCCCAGCCCGTCGCACCCGAGACACCGCAGGAGCCCGAGCTCCCGCCAGCCCTAACCGCAGAGCAGACCGAGCAGGCCAAGCGCGCCTACGAGATGACAGCCGATCGCCTCGACACCGCAATCCGCTCAGCCAACCCCGGCATGGACCATCCACCCACCATGAGCTTCGATCAGCTCGTCCAGTCCGTCTATATGACCTCCATCCTGCAGCTCGGCGGCACCACGCAGGAGGGCCAGCAGCCCCAGGTCGACATCCTCGGAGCACGCCAGAGCATCGACATGCTCCAGGTTCTCGAAGAGAAGACCAAAGGTAATCTCTCCACCGAAGAGTCACGTCTGCTCGAAAGCGCTCTCTTCGAACTGCGCATGGCCTTCCTCGAAGTCACGCAGGCGCTCGCCCGTTCCGCAGCCTCCAAGGCCCCCGGCGGCCCAGCCCGTCCTGGCCCAGGCGGCCCCAGCATCGTCCGCTAA
- a CDS encoding MBL fold metallo-hydrolase, producing the protein MEATLTFLGTGTSMGVPTLGCDCAVCTSAVSSHGDPRNRRTRPSLRLDYNHHTILVDTGPDFHAQAIRENIRRVDAVLYTHGHADHVLGFDDLRPLSFRGNGNLPIYADDATAKTLERIFEYTFRKEDRYPTSARVEIHRIDPTPGSGVDLFGACIRRVPVTHGREQITGYRFGNAAYLTDMSDIPAESIPLLQNLDVLILDALRRDPHPSHSHLDKSVSLVEQLKPRRAFFTHMSHDLDHEATEAALPSHIRLAYDGLKLTFEIA; encoded by the coding sequence ATGGAGGCGACCCTCACCTTCCTCGGCACCGGCACCTCCATGGGGGTGCCAACCCTCGGCTGCGACTGCGCCGTCTGCACCTCCGCTGTGTCTTCGCATGGCGACCCACGCAATCGCCGCACCCGCCCCTCCCTTCGTCTCGACTACAACCACCACACCATCCTCGTCGACACCGGCCCGGACTTCCACGCCCAAGCCATCCGCGAGAACATCCGCCGCGTCGATGCCGTCCTCTACACCCACGGCCACGCCGACCACGTCCTCGGCTTCGACGACCTGCGCCCCCTCAGCTTCCGCGGCAACGGAAACCTCCCCATCTACGCCGACGACGCCACCGCAAAGACCCTCGAGCGCATCTTCGAGTACACCTTTCGCAAAGAAGACCGCTATCCTACCAGCGCCCGAGTTGAGATTCATCGCATCGACCCAACGCCAGGCTCTGGAGTAGATCTCTTCGGCGCATGCATACGTCGAGTCCCCGTCACCCACGGCCGCGAGCAGATCACCGGCTATCGCTTCGGCAACGCCGCCTACCTTACCGACATGAGCGACATCCCCGCCGAGAGCATCCCGCTCCTCCAGAATCTTGACGTCCTCATCCTCGACGCCCTCCGCCGCGACCCCCATCCCAGCCACTCGCATCTCGACAAATCTGTCTCCCTCGTCGAACAACTCAAGCCGCGCCGAGCCTTCTTCACCCACATGAGCCACGACCTCGACCACGAAGCCACAGAGGCCGCCCTCCCATCCCACATCCGTCTGGCCTACGACGGCCTCAAGCTCACCTTCGAGATCGCCTGA
- the kdsB gene encoding 3-deoxy-manno-octulosonate cytidylyltransferase, with protein sequence MPQQVGQDPKPIILGVIPARLASTRLSRKVLRTIAGRPMLAWVYEAASACPQLDRVLIATDSDEVAELCHRNQWPVQLTSPDLPSGTDRVHAVARHHHADIYVNIQGDEPLLKPQHLTALLRPFAHHHVEVSTLKVLCTPENIANPNAVKVVTAADGRALYFSRATIPYDLDAQAREGTGPEYWKHIGLYAYRKATLERFPTLPASLLEQAERLEQLRFLENGIPIHVEPTDFDTIGVDTEEDLQRVESLLLRQSSISS encoded by the coding sequence ATCCCTCAGCAAGTCGGCCAAGATCCAAAGCCGATCATCCTCGGCGTCATCCCCGCCCGTCTCGCCTCCACGCGTCTCTCGCGCAAAGTCCTTCGCACCATCGCCGGACGTCCCATGCTCGCCTGGGTCTATGAGGCAGCCAGCGCCTGCCCCCAGCTTGACCGCGTCCTCATCGCCACCGACTCCGACGAGGTCGCCGAGCTCTGCCACCGCAACCAATGGCCCGTCCAGCTCACCTCGCCCGACCTCCCCAGCGGCACCGACCGCGTCCACGCCGTCGCCCGCCATCATCACGCCGATATCTACGTCAACATCCAGGGCGACGAGCCCCTCCTCAAACCCCAGCACCTCACCGCACTCCTCCGCCCCTTCGCTCACCACCACGTCGAAGTCTCAACCCTCAAAGTCCTCTGCACGCCGGAAAACATCGCCAACCCCAACGCCGTAAAGGTAGTCACCGCCGCCGATGGCCGCGCCCTCTACTTCTCCCGAGCCACCATCCCCTACGATCTTGATGCACAAGCCCGCGAAGGAACTGGCCCCGAGTACTGGAAGCACATAGGCCTCTACGCCTACCGCAAGGCCACCCTCGAGCGCTTCCCCACCCTACCCGCCAGCCTCCTTGAGCAAGCCGAGCGCCTCGAACAACTCCGCTTCCTCGAAAACGGAATCCCCATCCACGTCGAACCCACCGACTTCGACACTATCGGAGTAGACACGGAAGAAGACCTCCAACGCGTAGAGTCCCTCCTCCTGCGCCAGTCATCAATTAGCTCTTAA
- a CDS encoding S41 family peptidase, which yields MPKISKILLLAVSVVLVVTVFLGVNSNPVSAASEPQDGAYRQINVYSEVLRHIQTDYVEEPNINAVTNGALRGLLESLDADSSYLTPEDYKAFKADKGGKAQVGINVSKRFGYATVVSVVPGSPADKANLSDGDIIEAIGPQDTRDISLAMIQLLLEGAPGSELTVSVVRPRKAAPDKIVMTRVSTPPAPVAETMYENSSILYLKPGVLDRDHVQQIEAKLKAMPKVGNKKILLDLRDVAAGDMPEATRLANFFLKDGTIAILEGQKVAKQTFTAEASKSINTTAPVVVLVNRGTAGPAELVAAALLDNKRADLVGEKTFGEGAQQKTFELPDGAALILSIAKYESPSGKKLQDDGVTPGVLVASAAEDAVAEEDTTIPAEKAQQPLQKPAVTVDEQLTKALDLLKSKSA from the coding sequence ATGCCTAAGATCTCGAAGATTCTGTTGCTCGCCGTGTCGGTTGTTCTGGTTGTCACTGTGTTTCTGGGGGTGAACTCGAACCCCGTGAGCGCTGCGAGTGAGCCGCAGGATGGGGCGTATCGCCAGATCAACGTGTACAGCGAGGTGCTGCGGCATATTCAGACGGACTACGTGGAAGAGCCGAATATCAATGCGGTGACCAACGGCGCGCTGCGCGGGCTGTTGGAGTCGCTGGATGCGGACTCGAGCTATCTGACGCCTGAGGACTACAAGGCGTTCAAGGCGGATAAGGGCGGCAAGGCGCAGGTGGGGATCAACGTTTCGAAGCGGTTTGGGTATGCGACCGTGGTTTCGGTGGTGCCGGGCAGCCCGGCGGATAAGGCGAACCTATCAGACGGCGACATTATTGAGGCGATCGGGCCGCAGGATACGCGGGATATCTCGCTGGCGATGATTCAGCTGTTGCTGGAGGGAGCGCCGGGGAGTGAGCTGACGGTTTCGGTGGTGCGGCCTCGGAAGGCTGCTCCGGACAAGATTGTGATGACGCGGGTTTCGACACCGCCGGCGCCGGTTGCGGAGACGATGTATGAGAACTCCTCGATCCTTTATCTGAAGCCGGGTGTGCTGGATCGTGACCATGTGCAGCAGATCGAGGCCAAGCTGAAGGCGATGCCGAAGGTGGGAAACAAGAAGATTTTGCTGGATCTGCGCGACGTTGCTGCGGGGGATATGCCGGAGGCGACGCGTCTGGCGAATTTCTTCCTGAAGGATGGCACGATTGCGATTCTGGAAGGGCAGAAGGTAGCGAAGCAGACGTTTACGGCAGAGGCTTCGAAGTCGATCAATACGACGGCGCCGGTGGTGGTGCTGGTGAATCGTGGGACGGCGGGGCCGGCGGAGCTGGTGGCGGCGGCACTGCTGGATAACAAGCGGGCGGACCTGGTGGGGGAGAAGACGTTTGGCGAGGGCGCTCAGCAGAAGACGTTTGAGCTGCCGGATGGGGCGGCGTTGATTCTGTCGATTGCGAAGTACGAGTCGCCTTCGGGGAAGAAGCTGCAAGATGATGGTGTAACGCCGGGCGTTCTGGTGGCTTCAGCCGCAGAGGATGCTGTGGCGGAAGAGGATACAACGATTCCGGCGGAGAAGGCGCAACAGCCTCTGCAGAAGCCGGCGGTGACGGTGGACGAACAACTGACGAAGGCGCTGGACCTGTTGAAGAGCAAGTCTGCTTAG